A genome region from Mycolicibacterium litorale includes the following:
- the nrfD gene encoding NrfD/PsrC family molybdoenzyme membrane anchor subunit yields MPREQLAVPRAEFQSYYGRQILKTPVWNWMIAAYLFAGGLSAGSAMLGAGADLTGRPGLRKVSRIGSLVSLLASMYFLIGDLGRPERFHHMLRVAKPSSPMSMGTWILGAYGPGAGLAAAAELMPARWRRTRLGRLLGWAARPAGLEAAAVAPGVASYTAVLLSHTAVPAWHEAHPYLPFVFTGSAAASGGGLGMMLAPLAESGPARRMAVAGAALEVAASRTMERRIGFVGEAYTTGRAHRLRQWSEILTVGGAAGAVVGRNRAVLAVSGAALLAGSALQRFGVFEAGVESTRDPKYVVVPQRQRLAAGEQARGDAPGAQFPRFTATVRRARTAASRTLTRSR; encoded by the coding sequence ATGCCGCGCGAACAGTTGGCCGTTCCGCGCGCGGAGTTCCAGTCCTACTACGGCCGGCAGATCCTCAAGACTCCGGTGTGGAACTGGATGATCGCCGCGTACCTGTTCGCCGGCGGCCTGTCGGCCGGGTCGGCGATGCTGGGCGCGGGCGCCGATCTGACGGGCCGGCCCGGCCTGCGGAAGGTCTCGCGGATCGGGTCGCTGGTCAGCCTGCTGGCGAGTATGTACTTCCTGATCGGCGACCTCGGCAGGCCCGAGCGGTTCCACCACATGCTGCGGGTGGCCAAGCCGAGCTCGCCGATGAGCATGGGCACGTGGATCCTCGGCGCCTACGGCCCGGGTGCCGGGCTGGCCGCCGCAGCCGAGCTGATGCCCGCCCGGTGGCGGCGTACGCGGCTGGGCCGCCTGCTCGGGTGGGCGGCGCGCCCGGCCGGGCTGGAGGCCGCGGCGGTGGCGCCGGGGGTGGCGTCCTACACCGCGGTCCTGTTGTCGCACACAGCCGTTCCGGCGTGGCATGAAGCACACCCGTATCTGCCGTTCGTGTTCACCGGTTCGGCGGCGGCCAGCGGCGGCGGGCTCGGCATGATGCTGGCGCCGCTCGCCGAGTCCGGGCCCGCCCGCCGGATGGCGGTCGCGGGCGCAGCACTCGAGGTGGCGGCGTCACGGACGATGGAGCGCCGGATCGGATTCGTCGGCGAGGCGTACACCACCGGCAGGGCACACCGGCTGCGGCAGTGGTCGGAGATCCTGACCGTCGGCGGCGCGGCCGGGGCAGTCGTGGGCCGCAACCGGGCGGTGCTCGCCGTGTCGGGTGCGGCGCTGCTCGCCGGCAGTGCACTGCAGCGCTTCGGAGTGTTCGAGGCAGGCGTGGAGTCGACCAGAGACCCGAAATACGTTGTGGTGCCGCAGCGTCAGCGGCTCGCCGCCGGCGAGCAGGCGCGCGGCGACGCGCCCGGTGCGCAGTTCCCCCGGTTCACCGCGACAGTCCGCCGGGCGCGCACGGCCGCTTCGCGCACGCTGACGCGGAGCCGCTGA